In Bombina bombina isolate aBomBom1 chromosome 6, aBomBom1.pri, whole genome shotgun sequence, a single genomic region encodes these proteins:
- the LOC128664493 gene encoding proto-oncogene Mas-like — protein MNNNTTQGANGTVKMSFAHYSIVASFAMILSLFGLIGNGIVFWILVFKMKRNKYTVYILNLAIADFLYLFFVAITMILMVDQILNRRSPSKELLTSLEIMYDFGYISGMLFLTAISVERCLSVLFPIWHKCYRPKHLSTFVCGLLWAIGAFLSLADNLGCPPEFFSTGTSECTALQIFSTVLTFGILIPLMLLSSFILVYVIKTTSQTCRPPKIYVAIILTVCVFLISVAPIRLMWIFLYFKMLPNNFQTLAFFFSSTYCTVFNSSANPFIYFFVGRQKKKRFGGSINEAFSRVFKDDDTEQTTDYDRNTSVTSIK, from the coding sequence ATGAATAATAATACTACACAAGGAGCTAATGGTACGGTGAAGATGTCATTTGCACATTATTCCATTGTTGCAAGCTTTGCTATGATACTTAGCCTTTTTGGACTTATTGGAAATGGAATCGTCTTCTGGATTCTCGTGTTTAAGATGAAAAGGAACAAATACACTGTGTACATTCTAAATCTTGCAATTGCAGACTTTCTCTACCTTTTCTTTGTGGCTATCACTATGATATTAATGGTAGATCAAATATTAAATAGGAGAAGTCCATCAAAAGAACTTCTTACAAGCTTAGAAATCATGTATGACTTTGGATATATCTCAGGCATGTTATTCCTAACAGCAATAAGTGTAGAGAGATGTCTGTCTGTTCTTTTCCCTATATGGCATAAATGCTACAGACCTAAACACTTATCTACCTTTGTGTGTGGATTACTCTGGGCAATTGGTGCATTTTTATCTCTTGCTGATAATTTAGGCTGTCCACCAGAATTTTTCAGCACAGGCACAAGTGAATGCACAGCTTTACAAATATTTTCAACTGTACTGACATTTGGTATCttaattcctttgatgcttttgtCCAGTTTTATTTTAGTCTATGTGATAAAAACAACATCCCAAACATGTAGACCCCCCAAAATCTATGTAGCTATTATACTTACTGTTTGTGTCTTCTTGATTTCTGTTGCACCAATAAGGTTGATGTGGATTTTCCTTTATTTTAAGATGTTGCCCAACAACTTTCAGACTCTTGCATTTTTCTTTTCAAGCACTTATTGTACTGTGTTTAATAGCAGTGCAAATCCCTTCATATACTTCTTTGTGGGGAGGCAGAAGAAAAAAAGGTTTGGAGGTTCAATTAATGAAGCTTTCAGTAGAGTCTTTAAAGATGATGATACAGAACAGACAACTGACTATGATAGAAATACCTCAGTTACAAGCATAAAATAA